The Fusobacterium periodonticum 1_1_41FAA genome includes a window with the following:
- a CDS encoding tetratricopeptide repeat protein: MLKKLAITLVAVVFVGCYNLDNIGGKSSGGSIREIEIAGSQQTGGTTASSPNTTNVGTVETKPQQEEKIISVDVNDENVNDYLTIIKANLRTSAKKVDDNIKNQYTVPIGETLVFPVDNEKAIKLSTSPKNANPKISLTNGKVTFRTVYQGQYVLSTYVNGSVNRKITVSALSKYNFDEKDLYKLILQDSEKRDKDVENAVTLYKMLYPAGKYSKEVNYLFLKYAYEIKNNSLINEALAGVKNDFSSYSDSEKATILRAAKLANKSIFIPSEVYNTNNSELKNALDEYNNSNSSRTIDKTVSTPVDNRTVEKNKNKEEETSVVDYAKEKVRSVIGGISGTTSTASTVGSAKSKATNSTESYYDKGMKNLNSNPKVAIDNFKKSLSSEKIQDKKPEIYYNIASSYAKLGNRVEVTKYIRLLKQEFPSSSWAKKSEALSNLIK, encoded by the coding sequence ATGTTAAAAAAATTAGCTATAACTTTGGTGGCAGTAGTTTTTGTAGGTTGTTATAATTTAGATAATATTGGTGGCAAAAGTAGTGGAGGCTCTATAAGAGAAATTGAAATAGCTGGTTCTCAACAAACAGGTGGAACTACTGCTTCTAGTCCTAATACTACAAATGTTGGAACAGTTGAAACTAAACCACAACAGGAAGAAAAAATTATATCTGTAGATGTTAATGATGAAAATGTCAACGACTATCTAACTATTATAAAAGCAAATTTAAGAACTTCTGCAAAAAAAGTAGATGACAATATAAAAAATCAATATACTGTTCCTATAGGAGAAACTTTAGTTTTCCCTGTTGATAATGAAAAAGCTATAAAACTTTCAACTTCTCCCAAAAATGCTAATCCAAAAATTAGTCTTACAAATGGAAAAGTTACTTTTAGAACTGTATATCAAGGGCAATATGTTTTATCAACTTATGTTAATGGAAGTGTAAATAGAAAAATTACAGTATCTGCTTTGTCTAAATATAATTTTGATGAAAAAGATCTTTATAAATTAATATTACAAGATTCAGAAAAAAGAGATAAGGATGTAGAAAATGCTGTTACTCTTTATAAAATGCTATACCCAGCTGGAAAATATTCGAAAGAAGTCAATTATTTATTCTTAAAATATGCTTATGAAATAAAAAACAACTCTCTTATAAATGAAGCTTTAGCTGGTGTAAAAAATGATTTTTCTTCTTACTCTGACAGTGAAAAAGCAACTATATTAAGAGCAGCAAAATTAGCAAATAAGAGTATTTTTATACCTTCTGAAGTTTATAACACTAATAATTCAGAATTAAAAAATGCTTTAGATGAATATAACAATAGTAATTCTAGTAGAACTATAGATAAGACTGTATCTACTCCTGTAGATAATAGAACTGTAGAAAAAAATAAAAATAAAGAAGAAGAAACTTCTGTTGTGGACTATGCAAAAGAAAAAGTTAGATCAGTTATTGGTGGAATTTCTGGTACAACCAGTACAGCCTCTACAGTAGGTTCTGCTAAGTCTAAAGCTACTAATTCAACTGAATCTTATTATGATAAGGGAATGAAAAATTTAAACTCTAATCCTAAAGTTGCTATAGATAATTTTAAAAAATCACTTTCTAGTGAAAAAATACAAGACAAAAAACCAGAAATTTATTATAATATAGCAAGTTCGTATGCTAAACTTGGTAATAGAGTTGAAGTTACAAAATATATAAGACTTTTAAAACAAGAATTTCCGAGCAGTTCTTGGGCAAAGAAAAGTGAAGCACTTTCAAATTTAATAAAATAA
- the rlmH gene encoding 23S rRNA (pseudouridine(1915)-N(3))-methyltransferase RlmH, with product MNINIICIGKIKDKYINEGIAEFSKRMTSFANLNIIELKEYNKEDNMNISIDKESQDILKQLSKTNSHNILLDLNGKELSSEDMSEYIEDLKNKGTSSINFIIGGSNGVNKELKNSVDMKLKFSHFTFPHQLMRLILLEQVYRWFAISNNIKYHK from the coding sequence TTGAATATAAATATTATTTGTATAGGAAAAATTAAAGATAAATATATTAATGAAGGTATTGCTGAATTTTCAAAGAGAATGACAAGTTTTGCAAATCTCAATATCATTGAATTAAAAGAATATAACAAAGAAGATAATATGAATATTTCAATAGACAAAGAAAGCCAAGATATATTAAAACAGCTTTCAAAGACTAATTCTCACAATATTCTTTTAGATTTAAATGGTAAAGAATTAAGCTCAGAAGACATGTCTGAATATATTGAGGACTTAAAAAATAAGGGTACAAGTAGTATAAATTTCATTATTGGTGGTTCTAATGGAGTAAATAAAGAGCTTAAAAATTCAGTTGATATGAAATTGAAATTTTCACACTTTACCTTTCCTCATCAACTTATGAGACTTATTCTTTTAGAGCAAGTCTATAGATGGTTTGCAATATCTAATAATATAAAATATCATAAATAG
- a CDS encoding CidA/LrgA family protein: protein MLREFMLIFTINYVGMLLSKILHLPLPGTIVSLLLLFFMLQFKVLKLEKIENAGNFLLLNMTIFFMPPTVKIIDSYELLEKDLFKIIVIIIVSTFLTMGITGKVVQLMIDFKERKEKK from the coding sequence ATGCTTAGAGAGTTTATGTTAATTTTTACAATTAACTATGTTGGAATGCTACTGTCAAAGATTTTACATCTTCCTTTACCAGGAACTATAGTATCTTTGTTATTGCTATTCTTTATGTTACAATTTAAAGTTTTAAAATTAGAAAAAATTGAAAATGCTGGAAATTTCCTACTATTGAATATGACTATATTCTTTATGCCACCTACAGTTAAAATCATAGATTCATATGAATTATTAGAAAAAGATCTTTTTAAAATTATAGTAATTATAATAGTTTCAACATTTTTGACTATGGGTATAACAGGGAAAGTTGTACAACTGATGATAGATTTTAAAGAAAGGAAAGAGAAAAAATAA
- the lysS gene encoding lysine--tRNA ligase — MEKYFDRLEKEPLIAERWKKIEELESYGIKAFGSKYDKQIMIGDILKHNPEENLKFKTAGRIMSLRGKGKVYFAHIEDQSGKIQIYIKKDELGEEEFDHIVKMLNVGDIIGVEGELFITHTEELTLRVKSISLLTKNVRSLPEKYHGLTDVEIRYRKRYVDLIMNPDVRSTFIKRTQIIKAVRKYLDDRGFLEVETPLMHPILGGAAAKPFVTHHNALNLDLFLRIAPELYLKKLIVGGFERVYELGRNFRNEGISTRHNPEFTMIELYQSHANFNDMMDLCEGIISSVCQEVNGTTDIEYDGVQLSLKNFQRVHMVDMIKDVTGVDFWQEMTFEEAKKLAKEHHVEVADHMDSVGHVINEFFEQKCEERVVQPTFVYGHPVEISPLAKRNEKNPNFTDRFELFINKREYANAFTELNDPADQRGRFEAQVEEALRGNEEATPEIDESFVEALEYGLPPTGGMGIGIDRLVMLLTGAPSIRDVILFPQMKPRD, encoded by the coding sequence ATGGAAAAATATTTTGACAGATTAGAGAAAGAACCTCTAATTGCTGAAAGATGGAAAAAAATTGAAGAATTGGAAAGCTATGGAATTAAAGCTTTTGGTAGTAAATACGATAAGCAAATAATGATAGGAGATATATTAAAACATAATCCTGAAGAAAATTTAAAATTTAAAACTGCTGGAAGAATAATGTCTTTAAGAGGTAAAGGAAAAGTTTACTTTGCTCATATAGAAGACCAATCAGGAAAAATTCAAATTTACATAAAAAAAGATGAATTAGGTGAAGAAGAATTTGACCATATAGTTAAAATGCTTAATGTTGGAGATATTATAGGTGTTGAAGGAGAATTATTCATAACTCATACTGAAGAGCTAACTTTAAGAGTTAAATCTATCAGCCTTCTTACTAAAAATGTAAGATCTCTTCCTGAAAAGTATCATGGATTAACAGATGTTGAAATTAGATATAGAAAAAGATATGTTGACTTAATAATGAACCCAGATGTTAGAAGCACTTTTATTAAAAGAACTCAAATAATAAAAGCTGTTAGAAAATATCTAGATGACAGAGGATTCTTAGAAGTAGAAACTCCTTTAATGCACCCAATTTTAGGAGGAGCTGCTGCTAAACCTTTCGTAACTCACCACAATGCTTTAAATCTTGATCTATTCTTAAGAATAGCTCCTGAACTATATTTAAAAAAATTAATAGTTGGAGGATTTGAAAGAGTTTATGAATTAGGAAGAAACTTTAGAAATGAAGGAATTTCTACAAGACATAATCCTGAATTTACTATGATAGAGCTATACCAATCTCATGCTAACTTCAATGATATGATGGATCTGTGTGAAGGAATAATCTCATCTGTATGTCAAGAAGTTAATGGAACAACTGATATTGAATATGATGGAGTTCAATTATCTCTAAAGAATTTCCAAAGAGTGCATATGGTTGATATGATAAAAGATGTTACAGGAGTTGATTTCTGGCAAGAAATGACTTTCGAAGAAGCTAAAAAATTAGCTAAAGAACACCATGTTGAAGTTGCAGACCATATGGATAGTGTTGGACATGTTATAAATGAATTCTTTGAACAAAAATGTGAAGAAAGAGTAGTTCAACCAACATTTGTATATGGACACCCTGTTGAAATATCTCCACTTGCTAAGAGAAATGAAAAAAATCCAAATTTCACAGATAGATTTGAATTATTTATTAATAAAAGAGAATATGCTAATGCCTTCACAGAATTAAATGACCCTGCTGACCAAAGAGGAAGATTTGAGGCTCAAGTTGAAGAAGCATTACGTGGTAATGAGGAAGCAACACCAGAAATAGATGAAAGTTTCGTAGAAGCTCTTGAATATGGTTTACCACCTACAGGTGGAATGGGAATTGGTATAGACAGACTTGTAATGTTACTTACAGGTGCTCCATCTATAAGAGATGTAATTCTTTTCCCACAAATGAAACCAAGAGATTAA